In a single window of the Anabas testudineus chromosome 17, fAnaTes1.2, whole genome shotgun sequence genome:
- the LOC113172418 gene encoding LOW QUALITY PROTEIN: palmdelphin-like (The sequence of the model RefSeq protein was modified relative to this genomic sequence to represent the inferred CDS: substituted 1 base at 1 genomic stop codon), whose product MYXEKHRIQEHIRLKKLELDQEKLKLQHLKKKALREQWLLQDSVSQNAAKSRKQQSLLSDQQQIKTLQLKIHSIEMEILYLEREESIVSTKESLILNRLKAVEKSPEEIIKEAQVNFVPALQVTALSPESFYSSANNDCETNIPRKTLFAMEINVTKNPLTGKSTVLSTATVPPAELNLDNGHEVYDDGRKCVYGLNSQQGSRDLSCISELSATEVEELLRSATVHRQVNHHQNPIREGHYLYHRQDDGDRVEGCEVRNRRAQYVNYVLGNNTAEKDSSHRAQSELHYCHQESHYSRQEGRNYHNSLREGHHKRGILLYGDKADALHSSSLVRNCHSVQEDGSASHHTSGFIRSNGRGNGGRPSGCSPPSPHRQKVFRAYQPQPGDYINVDEEERYCYSPHSQTENTALYHSPTSSDRVPSPLFKDDTPYTILNPLDTTEPITAIFMGFQAAQDDSGQSQEFVGSLKAELVIIEDDEQNGEDSNVKKKSHAQPGVSSYSTGRAASEKLECVEGFGDRRTENQMEPGIRKVKKPKPCCTVC is encoded by the exons ATGTATTAGGAGAAGCATCGCATTCAGGAACACATTAGACTAAAGAAACTGGAACTGGACCAAGAGAAACTCAAACTACAGCATCTTAAG AAAAAAGCACTGCGTGAGCAGTGGCTGCTGCAGGACTCAGTTTCCCAAAATGCAGCGAAGTCCCGAAAGCAACAGAGCCTTCTGTCTGACCAACAGCAGATAAAGACACTGCAGCTCAAAATCCATAG CATAGAAATGGAGATTCTGTATCTGGAGCGAGAGGAATCTATAGTTTCCACCAAGGAGAGCCTCATCCTGAACAGACTAAAGGCTGTAGAGAAGAGTCCAGAGGAAATAATTAAG GAGGCGCAGGTCAACTTTGTTCCTG CTTTACAGGTCACCGCGCTGAGCCCCGAATCCTTTTATTCATCAGCCAATAATGACTGCGAGACAAACATACCAAGAAAGA CTCTGTTTGCCATGGAGATCAATGTGACTAAAAACCCACTGACTGGAAAGAGTACAGTACTGTCTACTGCAACTGTTCCCCCTGCAGAGTTAAACCTGGACAATGGGCACGAGGTTTACGATGATGGCAGGAAGTGTGTTTATGGTCTGAATTCACAACAG GGCTCACGTGACCTGAGTTGTATTTCTGAGCTGTCAGCAACTGAGGTGGAAGAGTTACTGAGAAGTGCCACAGTGCATCGCCAAGTAAACCACCATCAAAACCCCATCAGAGAAGGGCATTATTTATACCACCGCCAAGATGATGGAGACAGAGTGGAGGGCTGTGAGGTCAGAAACCGCAGAGCACAATATGTTAACTATGTGCTCGgtaacaacacagcagagaaagactCAAGCCACAGGGCACAGAGTGAGCTTCACTACTGTCACCAGGAAAGCCATTACAGTAGGCAGGAGGGAAGAAACTACCACAACAGCCTGAGGGAGGGTCATCACAAACGTGGAATACTTCTCTATGGCGACAAAGCGGATGCTCTCCACAGTTCTTCCCTGGTAAGAAACTGTCACAGTGTTCAGGAAGATGGTTCTGCAAGCCACCACACCAGCGGCTTCATCAGAAGCAATGGAAGGGGAAATGGAGGGCGACCCAGTGGCTGTTCTCCTCCCAGTCCCCATCgccagaaagtattcagagcCTACCAGCCACAGCCTGGTGATTACATCAATGTTGATGAAGAAGAACGTTACTGCTACAGCCCGCACTCTCAAACAGAGAACACTGCGCTGTACCATAGCCCCACCTCCTCTGATAGAGTGCCCTCCCCCCTTTTCAAAGATGACACCCCTTACACCATCCTCAACCCCTTGGATACCACTGAGCCCATCACAGCCATCTTCATGGGCTTTCAGGCAGCACAGGATGACAGTGGGCAGAGCCAGGAGTTTGTGGGCTCCCTGAAGGCCGAGCTGGTGATCATTGAGGATGACGAACAAAATGGAGAGGACAGCAACGTGAAGAAGAAGAGTCACGCCCAGCCAGGTGTTAGTAGCTATTCAACAGGAAGGGCAGCCAGTGAAAAGTTGGAATGTGTGGAGGGATTTGgagacagacggacagagaATCAGATGGAACCAGGTATCAGAAAGGTGAAAAAACCTAAACCATGCTGTACTGTCTGCTGA